From a single Silene latifolia isolate original U9 population chromosome 6, ASM4854445v1, whole genome shotgun sequence genomic region:
- the LOC141587458 gene encoding uncharacterized protein LOC141587458, whose translation MWILLATLFKDVASYLKACDRCQRTGNVSKRNEMPQNFILEIEVFDVWGIDFQGPFPSSYGNKYILVAVDYVSKWVEAIATPTDDAKVVIKFVRKVIFPRFGVPRVLISDKGTHFIETKFEALLKKYGVQHCLGIGYHPQISG comes from the coding sequence ATGTGGATTTTATTGGCCACCTTGTTCAAGGATGTTGCTTCTTATCTTAAAGCTTGTGATCGGTGTCAAAGGACCGGGAATGTTTCCAAGAGAAATGAGATGCCCCAAAATTTTATATTGGAGATTGAAGTGtttgatgtttggggaatagATTTTCAAGGACCATTCCCCTCCTCTTATGGGAACAAGTACATTCTAGTTGCGGTAGATTATGTCTCGAAATGGGTGGAAGCAATagccaccccaaccgatgatgctaAGGTTGTGATCAAGTTCGTGAGAAAGGTGATATTTCCAAGATTTGGTGTGCCCCGTGTCTTGATAAGTGATAAGGGCACTCATTTTATTGAGACCAAATTTGAAGCTCTCTTGAAGAAGTATGGAGTTCAACACTGCCTTGGAATTGGATACCACCCACAAATAAGTGGGTAA
- the LOC141587457 gene encoding uncharacterized protein LOC141587457, with amino-acid sequence MVDPPKQDEPITTKAKECTPPPREYVAPVPFSQRLARLRLEKKYEKFVEILKGMNVTIPFLDMITEIPSYGVAIKRAFCDLGASVSLMPLSIFKRLDLGDLKPTRVSLQLADRSVKFPIGVIEDVPLVVGKLIIPCDLFVMDMLEDYNVPIILGRPCLATGGAMIDVKSGKLSLQVCEDKVEFELTKSMEAPSLGDTSCIVDILENPMEEHDPNASSMDPLETCLVNGYEVDDKDV; translated from the exons ATGGTTGACCCTCCAAAGCAAGATGAACCAATTACAACTAAAGCCAAAGAATGTACTCCACCACCAAGGGAGTATGTAGCACCGGTACCCTTTTCACAAAGGCTTGCAAGGCTTAGGCTTGAGAAGAAATATGAGAAGTTTGTTGAAATCTTGAAGGGAATGAATGTCACGATTCCTTTCCTTGATATGATTACCGAAATTCCATCATATG GAGTGGCTATTAAAAGAGCATTTTGTGACTTGGGGGCTAGTGTGAGCCTCATGCCACTTTCAATCTTCAAGAGGCTTGATTTGGGAGATTTGAAGCCAACTAGAGTTTCACTTCAACTAGCCGATCGATCGGTTAAATTTCCCATTGGTGTAATCGAAGATGTACCCTTGGTTGTTGGGAAGCTAATCATACCATGTGATTTATTTGTCATGGATATGCTCGAGGACTACAATGTGCCTATTATCTTGGGGCGACCTTGTCTTGCCACCGGTGGAGCAATGATTGATGTGAAGAGTGGCAAGTTATCTTTGCAAGTGTGTGAAGATAAAGTGGAATTTGAACTCACCAAGTCTATGGAAGCTCCATCTTTAGGTGACACTAGTTGCATTGTGGACATTCTAGAGAATCCCATGGAGGAGCATGACCCAAACGCTTCCTCTATGGATCCTTTGGAAACTTGTCTTGTTAATGGGTATGAAGTTgatgataaagatgtttaa